The sequence below is a genomic window from Candidatus Methanoplasma termitum.
CTCTCGTCATCTCATCAGAGATGGAAACTGTTGCAGTCCTTGAAGTTCTTGACAGCGGGTTCAGGTCGATCGATATCACGATCTTTCCCATATCTGCCAACGCTTTCGCACGGTCCCCGTCCTCGATCGGGACGAGTATGACATCTGAATCGAATATCCCCTCTTTCGTACAAAGTGCACGGTCTGACGTCAGCATGGGGATCCTTGCGTCCGGCTCTCTTCCGAGAACACTCTCTGCACCGTTCTCTTCCATATATGATATGAGGAGTTCCATTCTCCTTTCGGTCCTGTGAAAGATGTTCACCTCTATCTTCGCCGAGACCGTTTCCGCCAATAATATGAGATTCTTCGGGTCCAACGCCGCGGCGTTGCCGTTCACACAAACGATCGGGTTCTTCGCATTCAGAAGATATGCGGCCGCAGCCTTTTCTGCCCTTAGAGAGGAGTTCTGGCTCTTCTCGCCCATCAGGTAATCGAACGCTTCTCCCCTGCCGTGAGATATCATTCCCGTCGGTGTCACCAGACCTTTCTCGACCAGCTCCCACAACCTCTCGCGAACCATGAGCGATCTGTAACGTGGGTGGTCGGTTGGTATGTTCACACACTCAAATAAGCGTACAGTTGATATAGATTATGTCCCGATAACGGCAATATGCCTGAAGTCAGAATCGTCCTTGTCGGACCCAAGTTCGAAGGGAATGTGGGTGCGGTCGCCAGAGCCATGGCCAATTTCGACATTGACGAGCTGTATCTTGTCGAGCCTTGCGAGCTGGGCGATGATGCATACCGCAGAGCAAAACACGGCTCGGATGTTCTGGACAAAGCCGTAACAGTGCATACGATGGATGAGGCCGTAGAAGGTTGCTTCCTTGTTGCAGGCACCAGCGGAATAATCACGCATGGGGACAGGAACTACACAAGGCTCCCGATAAAGATCAGGGAATTTGTTCAGCAGGTCTCGGGATATGAAGAGAGGATCGCCATTGTTTTTGGGAGGGAGGATGTGGGCCTGTATCAGGATGAACTGAATAAATGCGATGTCTTCATCCATGTACCAACAAGCGAAAAATATCCAACCCTCAACCTTTCTCACGCAGCGACATTGGTGATGTATGAGTTCTTTCAATCCGGGAATATCACAAGGCGGGCGGAACCAGCCGACAGGAAGGAAAAAGAGTACATGCTCAGTTTCTTCGATGACCTTATGGACGCCATCGATTATCCCGAGCACAGAAGATCCGATACGTCGGTCATGTTCAGACGCATGATGGGCCGCTCCATTCCGACCAAATATGAATACAATACGATCATGGGAATATTCGGGGATGCGTCTAAGATAATAAAGAAAGGTAAGAAATGGGGATGAACAGTAATACCCTGTGATCATCCCCGTGGTTTCCAGACACTATCTCGGGGATTATTCCCGTCTTGTCTCCGATCGTTTTTGATATTGCCTCTTTGTCAGCTCTGCTTATTTTAGCATCAGAGGTAACGATGATCTTTCCGTAGTTGGGGTCGGCATCGAAAAGATGTTCGTCCATCGCCGCCAGGACCCCCTTGACCGGGTCTTTCGACGACCGAAAAGCTATTGTGTACACCCTCTCGCTGAGTGTGCTGAAGAACGGCCCGTCAAGCATCTCGCATATTCTCACAATGGCCTCCTTCATCATTTCGTCTGCAAGCGATATCGCTTCGTTGATGGTCAGCGACCCTCCGCCTCTCTGCGGCATCTTTCCGATGTCAAAGATTATCGTTCTGTCGGATATCTGGATTATTTTCTTCATCTGGCTCATCGCATTGTCTCTGCGTACCCCTTCGAACGGCATCGGTATGCTGACGACTGAGATCAGTCTCGCGCCTATATCTTTGGCGCATTCTTCGATCACCGGGATCGTTCCTGAGCCGGTGCCCCCGCCGAGTCCGGCCGTCACAATTATATTCGCATATCCTGAGAGGGATCTGCTTATCTCTCCTTTATAGTCGTTCGCCAGTGCCCATCCGAGGTTCATGTCCCCTCTGCACCCGTCCACGCCGCTGCCGTCCGCCATGGATATTGTCGAACCGTGGTCCCCGGTGTTGATCGTGACCACGGCGATATTCCGCTCGCCGGGTATCATTGAAACAATGCGCTGACCGGCTCCACCCGAACCTATGACCAGCGTCCTTCCCGCCAGGATCATTCCTCCGGATCCATCCTTGACTTCACATAACCTCTGACAGCCTTCCTGACGGCCTCATCCATTGATTCGGGGTTGTTATCTGTAAGAAGGGACTCCATCTTCAGAGGCTGCTCTTTTACGTGGCCTTTGAGGGCCTTTTCCGACTCCTCGGACGTAAGATTCGCCTCGATCATCTGGCTTATCGCTTCGGCAATACACTCGGATAAACTGTTAAAGTGTCCTTTATTTACGAGCGCCTGAAGAAGCAATACCGTGTCCGGCGAAAGCCTGACGATGATCTTGTTTGTGGGGTCCATATGAATGCCTTAAAATGTATGTGCGATAAATAAAGATGTTGTGTAAAAGGTTTTGTCTTGCCAAGATAAACTTACCGTTCATCCGAACAGAGCGCTCAGACCAGCTGCTGCGTCCTCTTCGCTGACCGCGGGTTCCTCGTGGACTTCCGGCTTTGCTGCTGCGGCGGGTGCCTTTGCTGCTGCGGCTGGCGCCGCTGCTGCGGGTGCAGGTGCGGCTGCGACTGCGGCCGATGCTATGGCGGCCTTTATGTCGACTCCCTCGAGTGAAGCGATCAGTGCTTTGACTTTAGCTGCGTCGACCTCTACTGCTGCGGCCTTGAGGATCGCCGTTACGGCCTCCTCAGTTATCTTTTTGCCAGCAGAGTAAAGCACCATTGCACTGTAAATATACTCCATTTATTTCAACTCCTTTTAGCCAAATAATGCGCTCAGGCCAGCTGCTGCGTCTTCTTCGCTGACCTGTTCTTCTTCTTTCACTTCTACTTTCTTCTCCTCTTTCTTATGGGGTTCCGCTGCAGGTTTTACACTCGCTGCGGCCGCCGCTGCCGAACTGAGTCTGGCTGCGATGGCATCGCTCTTGTATCCTGATTTGGAAGCTACGGCAAGCATCTGATTGTCTGCCTTTGCAAGAAGTATCTTGATGTTCTCTTTGGTCGGTATCGCGGCTGATATCGAAAGGCCCATTGCCTCTCTGAACGCCTTCGTGACAAGCGGCACGATCGTTTCTTTCGTTGTCCACGAAATATCGATTGCCAATGCACGAGCGTCGTGTGCAGCCGTAGCGAACATTGTTTTGTAATAATCATCGGGTATTGCGAGCACTTCTTTCTTGTACACTGTGCCGTCC
It includes:
- the rpl12p gene encoding 50S ribosomal protein P1; the encoded protein is MEYIYSAMVLYSAGKKITEEAVTAILKAAAVEVDAAKVKALIASLEGVDIKAAIASAAVAAAPAPAAAAPAAAAKAPAAAAKPEVHEEPAVSEEDAAAGLSALFG
- a CDS encoding phosphopantothenate/pantothenate synthetase; translation: MVRERLWELVEKGLVTPTGMISHGRGEAFDYLMGEKSQNSSLRAEKAAAAYLLNAKNPIVCVNGNAAALDPKNLILLAETVSAKIEVNIFHRTERRMELLISYMEENGAESVLGREPDARIPMLTSDRALCTKEGIFDSDVILVPIEDGDRAKALADMGKIVISIDLNPLSRTSRTATVSISDEMTRALENIIAFAEELKGNKKAIEETIRTFSNEANRKNAVEEICSSLMQEFEVENK
- a CDS encoding FtsZ/tubulin family protein, whose translation is MILAGRTLVIGSGGAGQRIVSMIPGERNIAVVTINTGDHGSTISMADGSGVDGCRGDMNLGWALANDYKGEISRSLSGYANIIVTAGLGGGTGSGTIPVIEECAKDIGARLISVVSIPMPFEGVRRDNAMSQMKKIIQISDRTIIFDIGKMPQRGGGSLTINEAISLADEMMKEAIVRICEMLDGPFFSTLSERVYTIAFRSSKDPVKGVLAAMDEHLFDADPNYGKIIVTSDAKISRADKEAISKTIGDKTGIIPEIVSGNHGDDHRVLLFIPISYLSLLS
- a CDS encoding RNA methyltransferase — encoded protein: MPEVRIVLVGPKFEGNVGAVARAMANFDIDELYLVEPCELGDDAYRRAKHGSDVLDKAVTVHTMDEAVEGCFLVAGTSGIITHGDRNYTRLPIKIREFVQQVSGYEERIAIVFGREDVGLYQDELNKCDVFIHVPTSEKYPTLNLSHAATLVMYEFFQSGNITRRAEPADRKEKEYMLSFFDDLMDAIDYPEHRRSDTSVMFRRMMGRSIPTKYEYNTIMGIFGDASKIIKKGKKWG